The following are encoded together in the Planctobacterium marinum genome:
- the radC gene encoding RadC family protein: MKLSQWPEAERPREKLLNLGPQSLSDAELLAIFLRTGIPGFNAVELARQLLVEFGSVKRLLSANLGQFCQGKGLGKAKFVQLQAVLELSRRYFESEPQSKTQFTSSSFTSEFISRRMAGYSQEVFAMLMLDSQHQYLHFQPVFFGTINAAPVYPRELVKLALSYNAAAVVLAHNHPSGIAEPSQADKHITLRIVQAMELMDIRVLDHIVIGDGQHTSMAERGMM; the protein is encoded by the coding sequence ATGAAATTATCTCAATGGCCTGAGGCGGAAAGACCTCGCGAAAAACTACTCAATTTAGGTCCTCAATCTCTCAGTGACGCTGAATTATTAGCGATATTTTTACGCACTGGTATTCCCGGTTTTAATGCCGTTGAATTGGCGCGTCAATTGCTGGTGGAATTCGGCTCTGTAAAGCGTTTGTTAAGCGCCAACCTGGGACAATTCTGCCAAGGTAAAGGGTTAGGCAAAGCTAAATTTGTGCAACTGCAGGCGGTATTAGAGCTTTCTCGTAGATATTTTGAGTCTGAGCCTCAAAGCAAAACACAATTTACCTCCTCGTCGTTTACTAGTGAATTTATCAGTCGAAGAATGGCTGGTTACAGCCAAGAGGTGTTTGCCATGCTGATGTTAGACTCTCAGCATCAGTATCTGCATTTTCAGCCGGTTTTCTTTGGCACTATTAATGCCGCTCCTGTTTACCCAAGGGAGCTGGTTAAACTTGCGCTTTCTTACAATGCTGCAGCCGTTGTTTTGGCTCACAATCACCCTTCGGGTATCGCTGAGCCGAGTCAGGCTGACAAACATATCACTCTGCGTATTGTGCAAGCCATGGAGTTAATGGATATTCGGGTGCTAGACCACATTGTGATAGGCGATGGGCAACATACATCAATGGCAGAGCGGGGAATGATGTAA
- the rpmB gene encoding 50S ribosomal protein L28 yields MSRVCQVTGKRPAVGNNRSHANNATRRRFLPNLQSHRFWVESENRFVKLRVSTKGMRIIDKKGIDSVLTEMRARGEKV; encoded by the coding sequence ATGTCCAGAGTATGTCAAGTTACTGGCAAACGCCCTGCGGTAGGTAACAACCGCTCTCACGCGAACAACGCAACGCGTCGTCGCTTTTTGCCAAACCTACAATCTCACCGTTTTTGGGTTGAGTCTGAAAACCGTTTCGTTAAACTGCGTGTTTCTACTAAAGGCATGCGTATTATCGATAAGAAAGGCATCGATTCAGTATTAACTGAAATGCGTGCTCGCGGCGAAAAAGTTTAA
- the rpmG gene encoding 50S ribosomal protein L33: MRDKIKLVSTANTGYYYTTDKNKRNMPGKMEIKKYDPVVRKHVLFKEAKIK, translated from the coding sequence ATGCGCGATAAAATTAAATTAGTATCTACAGCTAACACAGGCTATTACTACACGACAGACAAAAACAAGCGTAACATGCCGGGCAAAATGGAGATCAAAAAGTACGATCCCGTTGTTCGCAAACACGTGCTTTTTAAGGAAGCAAAGATTAAGTAA
- the mutM gene encoding bifunctional DNA-formamidopyrimidine glycosylase/DNA-(apurinic or apyrimidinic site) lyase — MPELPEVETTKRGISPHVLQQRIANVTIRQRSLRWPIPDNIEQILTGQRITAIERRAKYLLLYLEHNTQKALLIHLGMSGSLRIAKPDDAILKHDHADIGFENGLILRYSDPRRFGCILWLDTPPIENKLLSHLGPEPLSEEFDGDYLWQKSRGKSIAVKQFVMDQKVVTGIGNIYATEALFTAGIHPNKAAGKVSKAKYALFVADAKRILERSITQGGTTLRDFVGGDGKPGYFAQQLLVYGRKGEPCPNCATTLKEIRLSNRSSVYCSQCQK; from the coding sequence ATGCCAGAGTTACCAGAAGTCGAAACCACCAAACGTGGTATCAGCCCCCATGTTTTACAACAACGGATCGCAAATGTGACTATTCGCCAGCGTTCTTTGCGCTGGCCAATACCTGATAATATTGAGCAAATACTCACAGGACAACGAATAACAGCCATTGAGCGCCGCGCCAAATATTTACTCTTGTATCTTGAGCACAACACTCAGAAAGCTTTACTTATTCATTTGGGCATGTCTGGCAGCTTACGCATTGCCAAACCAGACGATGCCATTTTGAAACACGATCATGCAGATATTGGTTTTGAAAACGGCTTGATATTACGCTATTCCGATCCACGGCGATTCGGCTGTATTCTTTGGTTGGACACGCCCCCCATAGAGAACAAACTACTCAGCCATTTGGGGCCAGAGCCACTATCAGAAGAGTTTGATGGCGATTACCTATGGCAAAAATCGCGTGGTAAATCCATTGCCGTAAAGCAATTTGTGATGGATCAAAAGGTGGTAACTGGCATCGGTAATATTTACGCCACCGAAGCGCTATTTACTGCCGGTATTCACCCCAATAAAGCAGCAGGTAAGGTATCAAAAGCCAAATATGCCTTATTTGTAGCGGACGCCAAACGCATCCTGGAACGCTCCATTACCCAAGGTGGTACCACTCTTAGAGATTTTGTCGGTGGTGACGGTAAACCAGGTTACTTTGCGCAACAACTGTTAGTTTATGGCCGCAAGGGTGAGCCCTGCCCTAATTGTGCAACAACACTAAAAGAGATCCGCCTGTCTAATCGCAGTTCTGTTTATTGCAGTCAATGCCAAAAATAG
- the coaD gene encoding pantetheine-phosphate adenylyltransferase — MKTAALYPGTFDPITNGHADLIERAAKLFSKVTVAIASNPSKKPLFTLEERVELAQKVTEHLDNVDVVGFQGLLADFAKEQNANVLIRGLRAVSDFEYEFQLANMNRRLNRDLESVFLTPAEENSFISSTLVKEVALHRGQVHEFCHPIVQQALIEKFHQKA; from the coding sequence ATGAAAACAGCCGCACTTTATCCAGGAACATTCGATCCCATAACCAATGGGCATGCCGATCTCATAGAGCGCGCCGCCAAACTATTCTCCAAAGTTACGGTTGCCATTGCCTCTAACCCCAGTAAAAAGCCATTGTTTACGCTAGAGGAACGAGTGGAGCTGGCACAAAAAGTAACAGAACACCTGGACAATGTTGATGTTGTAGGCTTCCAAGGATTACTTGCGGATTTTGCCAAAGAGCAAAACGCCAATGTGCTCATCCGTGGCTTAAGAGCGGTGTCTGATTTTGAATATGAGTTCCAATTGGCCAACATGAATCGACGCCTGAATCGTGACCTGGAAAGCGTATTTTTAACACCCGCTGAAGAGAACTCCTTTATCTCCTCTACACTGGTGAAAGAAGTGGCCTTACACCGCGGTCAGGTGCACGAGTTTTGTCATCCCATAGTGCAACAAGCATTGATAGAAAAGTTTCATCAAAAAGCATAA
- a CDS encoding capsule assembly Wzi family protein: MKRFIWICLLSLPVKTLANGVSPYLPINLAPEVELQIEKLMAMTGDTPLSRPYKATEVLVRLEAIKDYHPILYNRLSAYLKRYTQEIANTHRAVTLSTSDDNTRSLENNRGVKHTSSFEISAAGHVFYNPYIFLSVGANYSDEGGRAATNTHLSMGNEYLQMDIGFRDHWLSPMQDSAMLLSTHAENPPSVTFSNTTGITDFNLRYEVFYAKYDEETDVLSQGKITQGKPEMTGMHISLSPFERFSVGFTRTYYYGGGLRDNDLSLGFKGLFTPSSLEDTRQDNNEQGYGQTAVSAKWNMGLEIPLSVYAEFAQYQRDSLSAEDDSGHAISAGFYAPVLFETMSLRYEITSREAGWYESSFYPQGLRNKNVLMGHWSADEFTAGLSPEALTHHIMMDWELWDAQQLAVKLTHQSIEDTAGLSDTFQLNARYSIATEYGFFGIDGTFGKDATGDNYNRLSAFYRW; this comes from the coding sequence ATGAAAAGATTTATATGGATTTGTTTACTGAGTTTGCCTGTTAAAACGCTTGCTAATGGTGTGTCTCCCTATCTCCCCATTAATCTGGCTCCAGAGGTTGAATTACAGATTGAAAAGCTTATGGCCATGACAGGAGATACCCCCCTTTCCCGTCCCTATAAAGCGACTGAGGTGTTGGTGCGGCTTGAAGCCATCAAGGATTATCATCCCATACTCTACAATCGCTTATCAGCATATTTAAAACGTTACACTCAGGAAATCGCCAATACCCATCGGGCTGTAACGCTTTCTACAAGTGATGACAATACCCGCAGCCTTGAGAATAATCGTGGTGTTAAACACACCTCTTCATTTGAAATTTCTGCTGCTGGGCATGTATTTTACAATCCTTATATTTTTCTTTCCGTTGGTGCTAATTACAGCGATGAAGGCGGTAGAGCCGCAACCAATACCCATTTGAGTATGGGCAACGAATACCTGCAAATGGATATTGGGTTCAGAGATCATTGGCTATCGCCGATGCAAGATTCTGCCATGTTGCTCAGCACTCACGCTGAAAATCCGCCTTCCGTAACTTTCAGCAATACAACAGGCATAACCGATTTCAACCTTCGCTATGAGGTGTTTTACGCCAAATATGACGAAGAAACGGACGTCCTCAGTCAGGGTAAGATCACTCAGGGCAAACCAGAAATGACGGGGATGCATATCAGCCTGAGTCCATTTGAGCGATTTTCTGTTGGCTTCACGCGAACTTATTATTATGGAGGTGGACTGCGGGATAATGATTTAAGTCTTGGTTTTAAGGGCTTATTCACCCCATCCTCACTAGAAGATACCAGGCAAGACAATAATGAACAAGGTTATGGGCAAACGGCAGTTAGCGCCAAGTGGAATATGGGACTTGAGATTCCGTTGTCCGTCTATGCTGAGTTTGCACAATATCAGCGAGATAGTTTAAGCGCAGAAGATGATTCAGGGCATGCCATTTCCGCGGGTTTTTATGCTCCAGTATTATTTGAAACCATGTCATTGCGTTACGAAATTACCAGTCGAGAAGCCGGCTGGTACGAATCGTCTTTTTATCCTCAAGGATTGCGTAATAAAAACGTGCTGATGGGTCATTGGAGCGCTGACGAGTTCACAGCGGGTTTAAGTCCGGAAGCACTGACTCATCATATTATGATGGATTGGGAGCTATGGGATGCGCAACAACTCGCCGTCAAATTAACTCATCAGAGTATTGAAGATACGGCGGGTTTGTCAGATACCTTTCAATTGAATGCCAGATATAGTATTGCAACGGAGTATGGCTTTTTCGGTATCGACGGCACTTTTGGTAAAGATGCAACAGGTGATAACTACAACCGCCTGAGTGCTTTTTACCGCTGGTAA
- a CDS encoding adenylyltransferase/cytidyltransferase family protein yields MRRVITFGTYDVFHVGHVKLLKRAKACGDHLTVGVSSDELNFSKKGRNPVYSLESRMEIISSLKFVDDVFVEHSLEAKEQYILQAKADVLVMGDDWQGRFDHFKSVCEVVYLPRTPSVSTTELIEVIKETR; encoded by the coding sequence GTGCGCAGAGTTATCACTTTTGGAACATACGATGTTTTTCATGTTGGCCATGTAAAATTGTTAAAACGAGCCAAAGCGTGCGGGGATCACCTGACGGTTGGAGTATCCTCCGACGAATTAAATTTTAGTAAAAAGGGGCGTAATCCGGTGTATTCATTGGAGAGCCGTATGGAGATTATTAGCTCACTAAAGTTTGTAGATGATGTCTTTGTAGAGCATTCTCTGGAAGCCAAAGAGCAGTATATTCTCCAGGCCAAAGCGGATGTATTGGTGATGGGAGATGACTGGCAAGGGCGCTTTGACCATTTCAAAAGCGTATGTGAAGTGGTCTATCTGCCCAGAACTCCGTCGGTTTCGACAACTGAGCT